Proteins from a single region of Streptomyces glaucescens:
- a CDS encoding helix-turn-helix domain-containing protein has protein sequence MSIGNSPEDERPFEDVSDVSDVPEKPRPSIGRALQQARIAAGLTVDDVSSATRVRIAIVHAIESDDFAPCGGDVYARGHIRTLARAVRLDPDPLIAQYDAEHGGRPAPTPAAPMFEAERIRPERRGPNWTAAMVAAIVAVVGFVGFTVFKGGSGGDAGTEVAEGAPPSKSTTSSPGDGAGKTADPKPDPTESAIAAAPQDKVTVQVSAVDGRSWISAKDHNGRLLFDGLLKQGDSKTFQDSSKINLVLGDAGAIQLYVNGKKIEDDFQPGAVERLTYTKGDPQVG, from the coding sequence GTGTCCATCGGCAACTCCCCTGAAGACGAGCGTCCGTTCGAAGACGTGTCCGACGTCTCCGACGTGCCCGAGAAGCCCCGCCCCTCCATCGGCCGCGCGTTGCAGCAGGCGCGTATCGCGGCCGGGCTGACCGTCGACGACGTCAGCAGCGCCACCCGGGTCCGGATCGCCATCGTGCACGCGATCGAGTCGGACGATTTCGCGCCGTGCGGCGGGGACGTGTACGCCCGCGGCCACATCAGGACCCTGGCCAGGGCCGTCCGCCTGGACCCGGATCCGCTGATCGCGCAGTACGACGCCGAGCACGGCGGCCGTCCGGCGCCCACCCCGGCGGCGCCGATGTTCGAGGCGGAACGCATCCGCCCCGAGCGGCGCGGGCCGAACTGGACCGCGGCGATGGTCGCCGCGATCGTCGCCGTGGTCGGCTTCGTCGGCTTCACCGTGTTCAAGGGCGGCTCCGGCGGCGACGCCGGGACGGAGGTCGCCGAGGGCGCCCCGCCGTCGAAGAGCACGACCTCCTCCCCGGGCGACGGGGCCGGCAAGACCGCCGACCCCAAGCCGGACCCGACCGAGAGCGCCATCGCCGCAGCGCCGCAGGACAAGGTGACGGTGCAGGTCAGCGCGGTCGACGGGCGGAGCTGGATCTCGGCCAAGGACCACAACGGCCGGCTGCTCTTCGACGGGCTGCTCAAGCAGGGCGACTCCAAGACCTTCCAGGACAGCTCCAAGATCAACCTGGTGCTCGGGGACGCCGGCGCGATCCAGCTGTACGTGAACGGCAAGAAGATCGAGGACGACTTCCAGCCGGGCGCGGTGGAACGCCTCACGTACACCAAGGGCGACCCGCAGGTCGGATAA